The sequence below is a genomic window from Flavobacterium sediminilitoris.
GTAAGAAGATCATCATAACGTGCTGGCTTTTTATAATTCATGTTTAGTGCAACAACAGGCAACATTACTCCATTTTCTTCCATCCATTTATAAGAAATCCCCATGTTTCTTAGCCATTCCACTCTTCCCATCTCAAAATATTGAGCATAATTACCATGATAAACTACTCCCATTTGATCTGTTTCTGCATATCTAACTCTAACTTCAAATTGATATTCTCTCATTATATTTTATATTTTAAATTACATTAATTTTACTAAGCCTTAACCTACCTACAATATTTTTTTTACAAAATCAATAGGGTTTTGATTTTTTTTTACCGAAAATTGTTCACATATTTGTTGTCACAATTACAAAGCTATTAACTCATATATTCTTTGTAAGATGACTACTATAAAATCTATAAAGAAAAACTATAAAAAAAGCAAATAT
It includes:
- a CDS encoding acyl-CoA thioesterase, which translates into the protein MREYQFEVRVRYAETDQMGVVYHGNYAQYFEMGRVEWLRNMGISYKWMEENGVMLPVVALNMNYKKPARYDDLLTVKTIFKNQSTVKIEFDYEIYNEKMELLTTGYSMLVFVDMKTGKPCLPPGYITEKLNAILS